The genomic DNA GTAATAAGTACAAGAAAGCATGTTGATATAATATGTCTTATAAGGCAATTTAAACTAGATGTACGCGCACAAACCAATTCCCATATTACAAGGCGTCTAATGACCTTTAGTAAAAAACCTTCTATGAATTATTCCTGAGATGAAAATATCAAGTGGAGTAAAGAATCAAAGCAAATTTCAAATTATAAATAATGCATTATATTAAACAGATAATGTACTTTATTTTAAACTAATAATAATGCTGATATTATGAAACCTACTGCTAATACAGACAAGTTAACCATACATCATGATTCAGACATATAGGAACTCATGCAGCTCGTTCTAGCAAGAGAAAAAAACTAAATAAATCTAAAGGGCATTTTTGGGTTATTGCTTTGAATAACGATAACCAAATCCTTAGTTTAGAACTGGTATCAATGGAGAATTCAAGTAATGTGGTTGTAAAGCCGGACGTTCTCAGTATTCCTTTGCAAAAGATAGCTGCAGGAGTAATCTTAGTACATAATCATCCTTTCGAAGAGATAAAATTGTCTGTTCAGGATACAGATTTAGTAGATCACCTCATCCAAGCATGCAAATTCATGAATACCCCTGTCTTAGATTATATTGTTAGTACAGAAAACAGTTACTTAGGTTTTAAAGCTTCTGGCTTTTTAGATCTTTTAGAAACTAGCAAGAAATATGTACCTCCGTATGAGTTAAAAAAACAGTATTCCGAGCAAAAGCAAGCGGAGCTTAAAAAGAAAGACAGAATAAGATCGTAAAAAGTAGAGAAAGAGCTTAGAAAGATATAAGCAATAGGACTTGAAAAGGGAAATCAGCAAAGAAGAGTATCATTAAGATTGCCAGGCAAATGCAGTTTAAACTATAAATTAAATATTTTGCACAATACAGCTAAACGCTATATATATCATCAAAACATTTTAAAGGTATAAGTAGCCAGTTATTGATCTTTTGACAATTGTGGTTATTTTTAATCTAAGTACGCATTCATGGGTCTGTCAATGCTGGAAACACATTATTTAAAGTATAAAAAAGCACTTGGTTGCTAAGAATAAAAATAAAGCACGAAGCAACTATAAAATTAACCGTATACTAATCATCAACAATAGTTTTTAGAGGCTGTCTAAAAAGGGTAATTTAGATAGGAAAAGCAGACAAAACTTTATAAAATTAGTTAGTGAACTTTAAACTAACAGCTATGCCATACACTAGCGATTTAACAGATAAGGAATGGGAAGTGTTAGAACCATTAGTTACTTACATAGGTCCTTGCCGACCCCGTAAATACACTATAAGAGAAGTATTAGATGCTATTTTCTATTTAGAAAAAACAGGCTGTCAATGGCGCATGCTACCTGCCCATTTT from Candidatus Amoebophilus asiaticus 5a2 includes the following:
- a CDS encoding JAB domain-containing protein; its protein translation is MGTHAARSSKRKKLNKSKGHFWVIALNNDNQILSLELVSMENSSNVVVKPDVLSIPLQKIAAGVILVHNHPFEEIKLSVQDTDLVDHLIQACKFMNTPVLDYIVSTENSYLGFKASGFLDLLETSKKYVPPYELKKQYSEQKQAELKKKDRIRS